Genomic DNA from Methanofollis sp. W23:
AGCGCCTCCCTGGTGCGTTTTGCCCTTGATGATCTTCCACGCTGCAGTCTCCCCTGATTGTCATTCGACGGGGGCCCGGGTTTTTTCCCGGTGTGATAGTGTGGGAAGGCACGTCGATCAGAAGTTCTCCTCGGAACGATTTTGATGTGGTATGCTGGAGGCATGCTTTTTGCTTCATGCGTGATTCTACAGAATCCTCTCCCTATTATTCGCTGTTATCTCTCCTGGTATGCATAGGGCCATCCCACAAAGCAGATATATAAATCCAGCAAGATTTCTCGATGTGGATGCCGTGGTCCGGTGCTCGTCTCCGGCCTGGTCGATGAAACTCCCTTGCACTCCGGTGCCTGCGTCCGGTCCTTCCCGAGGTCGATGGTACAGGAGGGGGACTGGAGAGGTGAACGGTATGAGAAGAAAAACCAGATTATTGTTCGTCTTGCTTATCCTGACGTTGTTCACATCCGGGTGTGCGGGATCTGTTTCCGCACAACAGGGTGACCGTGAAGAGAGTGATCTGAATGGATGTATTGGACCAACGCTTGAAGAATATACAGATGCCATTCGGGAGTTGAGATCACATGAAATCGTTCTGGGCATTTATGGGGATCTTCCGGAATTCAAAGATGCACGTGACCGACGCGTCTGGTACGATCGATTGGACGATTTTCACGATGAGACCTTTGACTCGATAGCGAAACCTCGTCTCTACCCGGACGGCCCGGTTATCGGGTATGGATGTGATGCCGAGGGGTATCTCAGCGTCGGGATTCCTGACACCATGCCTGAAGAACATCTGGGGGACACCATGGATGCACTCTCTCGACTCATTGATGAGAAAGGGAGAGAGATGGGTTTTGACAACATCCCGGTCAAATTCAGGAGTGTCGATCCAGACAGTCTCGTGCTTCATACTCCTGTGCTTGAGAATCCTCAGAACCGATCCCAATCATCGATCGGAGGGATACAGGTCCAGGCCCTTGTGGGGGTGGATATTCTCGACATCCAGAATTTTCTTTCAACACTCACCATCCTGGGGAGATAGAATATCGGCCCTGTAGAATTGGGCATGAACCCCGGGCCCACGCATACGCGATGAAAAATTCTTGGTGGTCTCCGGGTTATGAATCCTTGCTCTCTCTTCGAAGCAGGAACCAAATAGGACCACCATTTCATTGCCGCCCTCACCTCTCTTCGTCGTGGGGGGACGACCCGAGGGAGTAGACAAATAAGATTCTCCGATGAGGGCGGCCATCTGATCGACGTGCCTTCCCACAGGCTTGCGCCAGGGACTCTGTCCCCGGACCCCGGGGATGAAGAGAGGGCCGGGAAGGCGAAGGGCTGATCATTCAGAAGATGTATCTGCTCTCTGCATATCAGTCATGAGGAGCCTCAGTGTGATAAAATCATCATTCAAACCTATAGGGGGGATATTCGAGATCATTTTCATGGTAAATTCTCTTGATGTCTCTCTCTGGCAGGGAGGTACTATGCTCTCTCATGATCCTCCATGGTGCGGCCTCTTCCAATCGCCACTCAACAAGGAGTTCGGGTTCCTCGAACCCCTCATCACGAAGATTGACAGGGACCGCATCGACCGAAGCATCAGGTCGCCCCCATCACCGGTGCACACCAGATTATTTCCCTCTCCCGGCCCTGCCGCTCCCCTCATCCCTCCCGCCGTCCCCACAAGTTCATTTCCTCTCGGGCCGCAAGGTACACCACCATGCATCGTGATCTGCTGCGGCGAGGCAGACTCAGTGACGACCGTACCGGTGAGGTAATGCACTTCCTCTCCTCGATGACGGCCGATCACTGGATCGCCGAGAAAGATATCCAGGTGGACATGGCCCACCTCCTGATGCTCAGGAAACAAGAGATCATCGGGGAGGACGCGGCCAGAGCGCTGATGGGTGCGCTTCTCGCCTTCCACGAGGACGGGATCCCAGACGAAGCCTATGACGAATGTTTTGAGGACATCCACGCCGGGAAAGAAGCGGCGCTCATCGCCCGCGTCGGCGAGGAGTTCGGCGGCCGCCTGCATATGGGCCGGTCCAGGAACGACGAGGTGGCGACCTGCATCAGGATGCGCCTGCGCGAAGAACTGCTCGGGTGCATGACCGCGCTCTGCGACCTCAGGCAGGTGCTGCTCGGGCTTGCCGAGGCGCACCGCGAGAGCATCATGCCAGGGTTCACGCACCTCCAGCACGCCCAGCCGACCACCCTTGCCCACCACCTCCTCGCCTACGAGGCGGCCTTCGGGCGGGACTTCGGGCGGCTCGCCGACGCCTATGCCAGGGTGAACGAGTGCCCCCTCGGTGCGGCGGCCTTCGCCTCGACCGGGTACCCCATCGATCGCGAGATGACCGCCAGGCTCCTCGGGTTCGCGCGCCCGATGGGCAACTCGATGGACGCCGTCGCCACCCGCGACTTCGCCCTTGAAAGTCTCTCGGCCTGTGCGGTGATGATGACCACTGCAAGCCGCCTCTGCGAGGAGATGGTTGTCTGGTCGAGCGCCTTCGTCCGGTTCGTCCACCTCGCCGACGGCTACTCCTCGACCAGTTCGATCATGCCCCAGAAGAAGAACCCGGACACCGCTGAGATCATGCGGGCAAAGGCCGGGACCGTTGCGGGTTCGCTTGCCGGGGCGATGACTATCACCAAAGGGCTCCCAATGAGTTACAACCGCGACCTCCAGGAACTCACCCCCCACCTCTGGCGGGGCGTCGCCGCGGCGCGCGAGAGCCTTGTCGTCCTGGCTGGGATGCTCTCGACCGCGACCTTTGATACGAAGCGGATGGCCGCCGAATCTGACCGCGGCTTCTCGACCGCGACCGAACTTGCCGACGTCCTGGTCAGGGAGTATGGACTCCCCTTCAGGACTGCGCACTCGGTCGTCGGCCGGGCGGTGAAAGAGGGCGCCCTCGACCTTGCCACCCTGGAAGCGGCGGCAGAGGAGGTCGCCGGGCTCTCGCTCACCGGGCGCGGGCTCACCGCCGCACGGGTGGCCGCCGCCCTCGACCCGGCGATCAGCGTTGCCGAGAGGAAGGCCATTGGCGGCCCAGCACCAGAAGAGACGGCGCGGGCTCTGACCGCACGGAACAAAGACCTTGCGGCCGACGAGGCCGCGACCGCCAGGCTGGCAGGGTCCGTGGAAACGGCCCTTGCCCGCCTGGTCGATGAAGCAAAAAGGATGACAGAAGCATGAGTACCTATGCGACCGGCGACGTCGTCGCCGCCTCCTGCCGGGGCCACCCGGTGGAAGGGATCTATATCACCGACCGCGACGGCATGGCGGTCCTCAAACTGAAGAGCGGCTACAACATCGGCGTCGACCAGGAGACCTGCACCCTGGTGCGGCGTGCCGGCGACCAGCCCGCTCCCGCAGTTCCCACCGTGGTGCAGGACGAGACCCTGCCAGAACTTGCGATCATCTCCACCGGCGGGACGATCGCCTCCAAGATCGACTACCGCACCGGGGCCGTGACCAGCCAGTTCACCGCCGACGACATCCTCAGGGCGGTGCCAGGGCTCACCACAGTCGCCCGCTACCGTGCCGAGATGCTTGCCACCATCCTCTCTGAGAACATGACCCCGTCCACCTGGCAGGCCCTGGCCAGGGCGGTACACGCCGCGGTCACCAACGGTGCCGAGGGGGTCATCGTCACCCATGGGACCGACACGATGTCCTACTCGGCCTCGGCCCTCTCGTTCATGCTCGACACCCCTGCCCCGGTCGTCTTTGTCGGATCGCAGCGGTCCGCCGACCGCCCGAGCAGCGACAACGTGATGAACGCCATGTGCGCGGCCGCCGCCGCACGGAGCGATCTGGGCGAGGTGGCGGTGGCGATGCACGCCACCACCAACGACGACCTCTGTGCCGTCCACCGCGGGACGAGGGTGCGAAAGATGCACACCTCACGGCGCGACGCCTTCCAGAGCCACGAGATGGCCCCGGTCGCCACCGTCGCCTACCCCTCGCTCGCAGTCGACCTCTCCCCTGAGGCGGTCCGCCGGGGTGCGGTCGAACCGGCCCTCCACGCCGACCTCGAAGAGCGTTGCGGGCTCCTGTATTCCTATCCAGGGATGCCAGAGGAGGCGGTCAGGGTCTACGAAGAGTTCAAAGGCCTGGTCATCGCCGGCACCGGGCTTGGCCATGTGAGTTCAGAGTGCATCGAGGCCCTGCGCGAGATGATCGACGCCGGGACCACCGTCGTCATGACCTCCCAGTGCCTCCACGGCCGGGTCTGCGACCGGGTCTATGACACCGGCCGCGACCTCCTTGCCGCGGGCGTCGTCGAGGGTGAGGACATGCTCCCCGAGACCGCGCTCACCAAACTGATGTGGGTGCTTGGCAACACCGCCGACAGGGAGGAGGGGCGGAGGCTGATGGCCACCGACCTCAAAGGCGAGATCAGAAGGAGGTCAGATTATGGATTTTAAGGCGCTCGGGCTCAAGGCCGGGATCGAGATCCACCAGCAGCTCGACACAGCAGAGAAACTCTTCTGCCACTGCCCCACCACCCTGCGCGAGACCGAGGAGCACACCGGCGAGTTCTTCCGGTACCTCCATGCGACGGTCTCTGAGATGGGTGAGGTCGACCGTGCGGCGGCCGAGGAGATGATGAACCGCCGGCAGTTCCACTATCTCACCTACGACACCACCTGCCTGGTCGAGAACGACGAGGAACCCCCGGCCCCGATGAACCCCGAGGCCCTGGAGATCGCCCTCCAGGTCGCCAGGACCTTCGAGATGCACCCGGTCGAGCAGGTGCACACCATGCGCAAACTCGTCATCGACGGCTCGAACACCAGCGGGTTCCAGCGGACGGCGATGGTGGCGATGGGTGGGGTCCTGCCAGGCGACGGCGAGGTCGAGACCCTCTGTCTCGAAGAGGAGGCGGCCCAGCGCGTCGAGGGGAGCACCTTCTCCCTCGACCGTCTCGGGATCCCGCTTGTCGAGATCACCACCTCGCCCTGCATGCACACCCCTGAGGCGGTCCAGGAGACGGCCGAGTATATCGGGATGGTGCTCCGCTCCACCGGCAAGGTGAAGCGGGGGCTTGGGACGATCCGCCAGGACGTCAACATCTCGATCAAGGACGGCGCCCGCGTCGAGATCAAGGGGGTGCAGGACCTCGCCCTCATCGCCGAGGTGGTCCGCCGCGAGGTGACAAGGCAGGTGAACCTCCTCGCGATCCGCGACGAACTCCGCGTCCGCAACGCCTCGGTCGGCGAAGAGACCCACGACGTCACCGCCCTCTTTGCGGAGACGAAGTCGTCCATCCTCAAACGGGCGAAGTCGATCCTGGCAGTCGTCCTGCCAGGGTTTGCCGGACTGGTCGGGCGCGAGGTCCAGCCTGGCCGGCGGCTCGGCACCGAGATCTCAGACTATGTGAAGAAGTGCGGGCTTGGCGGGATCTTCCACACCGACGAACTCCCGGCCTACGGGGTCACGGCCGAGGAGGTCGCCGCCCTCCGCGCCCATCTTGGCGTCGCCGACGAGGATGCGGTCATCCTCATCTCAGGGAGCAAGGAGAAGGCCGCCTGCGGGGCGAAGCAGGTCCGCCACCGTGCCCGCCTCGCCCTCGAGGGCGTGCCAGAGGAGACCAGGAAGATGCTCGACGAGGGGAACACGGCGTACATGCGCCCCCTCCCTGGCGCCGCCAGGATGTACCCCGAGACCGACGTCCTCCCGGTGACGATCACCGGCGAACACTGGGCGGCGGTCAGGGTGCCAGAACTCCTCTCAGACCTGGCACGCAGGATGGAAGACGAACTCGAGCTCGACCCCGCGGTGGCCAGGCAGGCCGCCTACTCCGAGCACCTCCCGCTCTTCAGGGCGGCGGTGCAGGCCGGGATCAAACCTAACCTTGCGGCGCGGACGGTGCTTGGCACCCTCAAGGAACTCTCCAGGGACGGCGTCGCCGTCGAGACGATCGCCGACCAGGACGTCCTGAACGTCCTTGCCGCTGTCGAGAAGGGCGAGGTCGCGAAGGAAGCGGTCCCTGACCTCCTCACCGAGGTGGCAGGCGGGAAGACGGCGGCCGAAGCGGTCGCCGACCATGCCGGCGGGGTCTCTGCCGAGGAACTGGCTGCGATCGTCGAAAAAATCGTCGCCGAGCGGATCAAGTTTGTCCAGGAAAAGCAGATGCGTGCCCTCGGTCCGCTGATGGGCGTCGTGATGAAGGAAGTCCGTGGCAAAGTCGACGGCAAGATCGTGAGCGAGGCCCTGAGGGCCGAGATCTCGCGGGTGATCTGAGCAGAGCAACATCTTTAAACCACGTATTGAGTAAATATATAGGGAGTTTGATTATGGGAAAAACAGGAACCACGACCTGGGCCCAGGTGAAGAATGTCAGAGGCAAGATCCGCCTGGTCCGGGCACAAGAGGCAACCCAGAAAAAGCCGGGGCCGAACCAGCGCTTCAAGGCGTCTGCAACCCTGAAGAAGATCGAGATCCAGAACGAGCGCCAGCAGGGGCGCGGTGGCCGTCGCGGTGGCCGTCGCGGTGGCCGTGGCCGTCGCGGTCAGGATATGACCGACCAGCGCGTCCGCAGGCGGATGCTGCGCTCCAAGACGACCGCTATGGGCGTGAAGCAGAAGTCCAGGTGAGACCCGCGGGTCCCACCCCCTAATTATCTTTTATATCTCTGGTGTCCATTCATTGTATGGATCCAAAGACAGCCGTTTTGAACTATCAGTATGGCGAGAGAGCCAAATCCGAACTTCTTCTGGCCTCAAAACTCATCGCCAGCATGCCGGGTTTTCCTGGCGGCGAGAAGATGGGCGGGAAGCGGATGCTCCTCCTGGTGCTCGAGGGCGTCAGGTCAGAGATCGCCTTTGCTCACGGGAGCAGCGGGCACCCCGGGTTTAAGAAAGCCCTCGAGTCCCTGGACGCCGCGATCTCCGAGGTCGAGGGCCTGAACTTCGAGGAGGCCCTCCCGAAAGTGGCCGAGGCCGTTTCCGCGTCGACGACGGTTGCCCAGGAGTCCTGGGAGGCGCTGACCAGCCATGGACTTCTCTGAGTTTCTCAGTTTTCTTGAAGGCCGCCAGACGGTGCGGGAGTACGATCCCGACCAGGAGGTCGCCGAGGACGAGGTCGAGTCTATCCTGAAGGCCGCCTCCTCCGCACCGAGCGCAGGCAACCGCGAGTCCTGGGACGTCGTGGTGGTGGAGGCCGAGGACCAGCGCGAGGCCCTTGCCGAGGTCGCCTATGACCAGGCGCATATCAGGAACGCCCCGGTCGTCTTTGTCGTCTCTGCAAACTACATCAGATCGATGTCCAGGTACGGCGAACGGGGTATCCTTTATGCCCTTGAGGACGCAACCATTGCCTGTACCTATATGATGCTCGCCGCCCACGCCCTCAGGCTTCATGCCTGCTGGACCGGCGCCTTTGAAGATGACGGGGTTCGAGAGGTGCTCGGCCTCCCGCCGCATCTCAGGCCGGTGGCCCTTCTTGCCGTCGGCAGGGGCGAGGTTCCGGCCGCCAGGACAGAACGGATGCCGATCGGCGAGCATGTACATAGAGAGACGTGGTAATATTCTGGGAATGTGAGATTCATGACCGACTATCTTGTAACACTCGAATCCGCATGGATCATCAAGGACGTCAAGTCCCTCGACGATGCTGTGGGGATCGCTATCAGCGAGGCGGGCAAACGCCTCAACCCCTCGGCAAAGTTTGTCGAGATCGAGAGCGGATATAGCCAGTGTCCGTACTGTGAAGAAGACCTGAACTGTGCACTGGTCGTTGCGAACACCGCCCTGGTCGGGCTTATGCTCTCGATGAAGGTCTTCAATGCCGAGTCAGAAGAGCATGCAAAGAGGATTGCGAAGTCGGTCGTCGGCCGGGCGCTCGGCACGATCCCCCTCAAAGTCGTGGATGTGCAGGAGTTATGATCAGCGTCGTCGGGCATACGGCCATCGACCATATCTGCACGGTGCCGCATTTCCCTGAGCGCCACACCTCGGTCTATACCCTCGACCACCAGATCTTCTTTGGCGGCGGGGCGGCAAATATCGCCGCGGGGATCGCAACGCTCGGCGAGGCCTGCGAACTGGTCAGCGCCGTCGGCTCGGACTTTCCGGGAGGAGCCTACGACCAGAGGCTGGACGAACTCGGGATCAGGCGCCGGTTCT
This window encodes:
- the argH gene encoding argininosuccinate lyase — encoded protein: MHRDLLRRGRLSDDRTGEVMHFLSSMTADHWIAEKDIQVDMAHLLMLRKQEIIGEDAARALMGALLAFHEDGIPDEAYDECFEDIHAGKEAALIARVGEEFGGRLHMGRSRNDEVATCIRMRLREELLGCMTALCDLRQVLLGLAEAHRESIMPGFTHLQHAQPTTLAHHLLAYEAAFGRDFGRLADAYARVNECPLGAAAFASTGYPIDREMTARLLGFARPMGNSMDAVATRDFALESLSACAVMMTTASRLCEEMVVWSSAFVRFVHLADGYSSTSSIMPQKKNPDTAEIMRAKAGTVAGSLAGAMTITKGLPMSYNRDLQELTPHLWRGVAAARESLVVLAGMLSTATFDTKRMAAESDRGFSTATELADVLVREYGLPFRTAHSVVGRAVKEGALDLATLEAAAEEVAGLSLTGRGLTAARVAAALDPAISVAERKAIGGPAPEETARALTARNKDLAADEAATARLAGSVETALARLVDEAKRMTEA
- the gatD gene encoding Glu-tRNA(Gln) amidotransferase subunit GatD, with translation MSTYATGDVVAASCRGHPVEGIYITDRDGMAVLKLKSGYNIGVDQETCTLVRRAGDQPAPAVPTVVQDETLPELAIISTGGTIASKIDYRTGAVTSQFTADDILRAVPGLTTVARYRAEMLATILSENMTPSTWQALARAVHAAVTNGAEGVIVTHGTDTMSYSASALSFMLDTPAPVVFVGSQRSADRPSSDNVMNAMCAAAAARSDLGEVAVAMHATTNDDLCAVHRGTRVRKMHTSRRDAFQSHEMAPVATVAYPSLAVDLSPEAVRRGAVEPALHADLEERCGLLYSYPGMPEEAVRVYEEFKGLVIAGTGLGHVSSECIEALREMIDAGTTVVMTSQCLHGRVCDRVYDTGRDLLAAGVVEGEDMLPETALTKLMWVLGNTADREEGRRLMATDLKGEIRRRSDYGF
- the gatE gene encoding Glu-tRNA(Gln) amidotransferase subunit GatE, giving the protein MDFKALGLKAGIEIHQQLDTAEKLFCHCPTTLRETEEHTGEFFRYLHATVSEMGEVDRAAAEEMMNRRQFHYLTYDTTCLVENDEEPPAPMNPEALEIALQVARTFEMHPVEQVHTMRKLVIDGSNTSGFQRTAMVAMGGVLPGDGEVETLCLEEEAAQRVEGSTFSLDRLGIPLVEITTSPCMHTPEAVQETAEYIGMVLRSTGKVKRGLGTIRQDVNISIKDGARVEIKGVQDLALIAEVVRREVTRQVNLLAIRDELRVRNASVGEETHDVTALFAETKSSILKRAKSILAVVLPGFAGLVGREVQPGRRLGTEISDYVKKCGLGGIFHTDELPAYGVTAEEVAALRAHLGVADEDAVILISGSKEKAACGAKQVRHRARLALEGVPEETRKMLDEGNTAYMRPLPGAARMYPETDVLPVTITGEHWAAVRVPELLSDLARRMEDELELDPAVARQAAYSEHLPLFRAAVQAGIKPNLAARTVLGTLKELSRDGVAVETIADQDVLNVLAAVEKGEVAKEAVPDLLTEVAGGKTAAEAVADHAGGVSAEELAAIVEKIVAERIKFVQEKQMRALGPLMGVVMKEVRGKVDGKIVSEALRAEISRVI
- a CDS encoding DUF5350 family protein translates to MGKTGTTTWAQVKNVRGKIRLVRAQEATQKKPGPNQRFKASATLKKIEIQNERQQGRGGRRGGRRGGRGRRGQDMTDQRVRRRMLRSKTTAMGVKQKSR
- a CDS encoding nitroreductase family protein produces the protein MDFSEFLSFLEGRQTVREYDPDQEVAEDEVESILKAASSAPSAGNRESWDVVVVEAEDQREALAEVAYDQAHIRNAPVVFVVSANYIRSMSRYGERGILYALEDATIACTYMMLAAHALRLHACWTGAFEDDGVREVLGLPPHLRPVALLAVGRGEVPAARTERMPIGEHVHRETW
- a CDS encoding DUF555 domain-containing protein → MTDYLVTLESAWIIKDVKSLDDAVGIAISEAGKRLNPSAKFVEIESGYSQCPYCEEDLNCALVVANTALVGLMLSMKVFNAESEEHAKRIAKSVVGRALGTIPLKVVDVQEL